Below is a genomic region from Fodinibius saliphilus.
TCGTTTGGGTGCCCTCAATCTTGCTGCTCTGTGTCGCCTCCTTAGCCACGTGCATGCTAATAAACAGATCAATATTGGGGATATATTCAGAATACATATCTAAGCGGCCCAGCTGGCGATCGGCCTGACTTAATAAATCCACAATTTCCATACTTTCAAGCTGCCACTGCCGATTAACAGCATTGGGCTGAAAACTCTGGTAATGATCTTGGTTTATATATGTACCTGCTTTGAAATTTTTCATTGGACCTTAAATAAGGATTTCGCTATTTAACAAAATGATCTATTTCTTAAATAAGGAAGATGCTTATTTAAAACAAACCTACCTTCCTTAAATAGGGACATGTTTTAAGAAAGCTGTTAAAGATAAACTCACGATATTAAATAAGGCATAACCTAATTTAAGGAAATACTAAAAATCTTAATTACACTGGGGGGGCTTAATTAAATAAAGAGCAAAACATTAAATTAGAATGGTATTTGCCTACAAAATACCTTGTACGTAAAAAGCACTGTCATCCTGAGCCTGTCGAAGGATCTCTTGGTAACAACTCGCGTAGTATCTAAAGGATTAGCCCTGATCCATGAGCAAATCGCTTCCAGGAGATGGATTCGACTTCACTTCGTTTCGCTCACCATGACGGTCGTTGATGAGGAGATTCTTCGAGTCCATTCGCTGCGCTCATTCCCCTCAGAATAACGGACCTTGGTAAAGATGTTCGGCTTTACTCCCCCTAAACAGGCATTAATGTAATAAAACTGTAAGGACCACCCTCTGTAAACAATCTTACTATCTTATGGAAAAGAAATATCACGTATATATAATGACTAACCCCCATCACACGGTACTTTATACCGGTATTACCAGCGATATTATCAAACGAGGCTGGCAACACCGGAAGAGAGAAGTGGAGGGATTTACAAAACGCTACAATTGTACGAAGATGATTTATGTTGAGGAGTACGATCATCCCCAAGAAGCTATTGACCGGGAAAATCAAATTAAGGGCTGGACTCGTAAAAAGAAGGAGGCGCTTATTAAGCGGTTAAATCCGGAGTGGAAAGATTTATATGGGGAGTTTATTTGATCTCTTTTAAAGCAACCCTTGCACAACAATAGCCTATCTTTATGGAGATGGTTCGGCTGGCTCACCATGACATCAATACTAAACATAAAAGCACCGTCATCCTGAGCCTGCTGAAGGATCTCTTGGTAACAACTCGCGTAGTAGCTAAAGGGCTCCCCCCCGCACCAGGGAGCTTATTCGAGGAGAGGAAATCGACATGCTAAAAGAGACCGACGCTTCGGTAAATGTGGCTGAAAAAATTCACAATAAAATATTGTGTGCTGACCACTTTTGATCTGTTAGGGATCATTTAACTGGCTTTCAGCCCAGCGAAAAAAACCGACAAATACTACCGATATGAGCGATCTTTGGTATATAGGGATGAAAACAATGCTGAAAACAAAACTATCAAAAAAATTATATCAAACTTTAAAAAAAACATGGAAAAACGCGAGCTCAGTGAATATAATAGATTTTAAATATTTACTTCCACTA
It encodes:
- a CDS encoding GIY-YIG nuclease family protein — encoded protein: MEKKYHVYIMTNPHHTVLYTGITSDIIKRGWQHRKREVEGFTKRYNCTKMIYVEEYDHPQEAIDRENQIKGWTRKKKEALIKRLNPEWKDLYGEFI